A genome region from Longimicrobium sp. includes the following:
- a CDS encoding type II toxin-antitoxin system HicB family antitoxin, with the protein MIYRDYTASYEFDADDGVLHGRVEGIRDIVTFEAERVEDLEREFQISVDVYLEHCARKGREPNRPGEQRKRAAS; encoded by the coding sequence GTGATCTATCGAGACTACACGGCCTCGTACGAGTTCGATGCGGACGACGGGGTGCTGCACGGGCGCGTCGAGGGAATCCGCGATATCGTCACGTTCGAGGCGGAGCGAGTGGAAGATCTCGAGCGCGAGTTCCAGATCAGCGTCGACGTCTATCTGGAGCACTGTGCCCGAAAGGGGCGCGAGCCCAACCGGCCCGGCGAGCAACGCAAGCGGGCGGCATCCTGA
- a CDS encoding type II toxin-antitoxin system HicB family antitoxin translates to MKYKGYTGSYEFDPDEGVLHGHVDDIEDIVTFVADNVTDLEREFRISVDDYLEFCAEDGVEPQKPREAQRRAS, encoded by the coding sequence ATGAAGTACAAGGGCTACACCGGGAGCTACGAGTTCGACCCGGACGAGGGCGTGCTCCACGGGCACGTCGACGACATCGAGGACATCGTGACCTTCGTCGCGGACAACGTCACCGACCTCGAACGCGAGTTCCGCATCTCGGTCGACGATTATCTGGAGTTCTGCGCCGAGGACGGCGTGGAGCCTCAGAAGCCGCGCGAAGCGCAGAGACGCGCGTCGTGA
- a CDS encoding type II toxin-antitoxin system HicA family toxin, producing the protein MSSRHERTLAAVFEEPTRANILWSDIAAMLVYYGATLREGAGSRVRVSMNGHRVTLHRPHPQKEANRYTVRDVRAFLILNGIVP; encoded by the coding sequence ATGAGCTCCAGACACGAGCGAACGCTGGCCGCGGTCTTTGAAGAGCCGACCCGCGCCAACATATTGTGGAGTGACATCGCTGCGATGCTGGTGTACTACGGGGCCACGCTGCGGGAAGGAGCAGGTTCCCGGGTACGGGTCTCGATGAACGGGCACCGCGTCACCCTGCATCGGCCGCATCCGCAGAAGGAAGCGAACCGGTACACCGTTCGCGACGTGCGCGCTTTCCTTATCCTGAACGGGATCGTGCCATGA